The Neoarius graeffei isolate fNeoGra1 chromosome 25, fNeoGra1.pri, whole genome shotgun sequence genome includes a region encoding these proteins:
- the hmgn1b gene encoding non-histone chromosomal protein HMG-like: protein MPKKSKANNDTEATEPKRRSERLVNKPAPPKAEPKPKAKKAPAKPKKTKEPKEDKPKDEEKKEDIPAENGEAKAEDEEPATEETEKKDNAAE from the exons ATGCCCAAAAAGAGCAAA gcaaaCAATGACACTGAAGCCactgag CCCAAAAGGAGATCTGAGAGATTGGTAAAC AAGCCGGCGCCTCCGAAGGCAGAGCCGAAACCAAAGGCAAAG AAGGCACCTGCCAAACCTAAAAAGACTAAGGAGCCCAAGGAGGACAAGCCCAAGGATGAGGAGAAGAAAGAGGACATCCCTGCTGAGAATGGCGAGGCAAAGGCCGAGGATGAG gAACCAGCGACAGAAGAGACAGAGAAGAAGGACAATGCAGCGGAATAA